In one Camelus dromedarius isolate mCamDro1 chromosome 31, mCamDro1.pat, whole genome shotgun sequence genomic region, the following are encoded:
- the DYNLL1 gene encoding dynein light chain 1, cytoplasmic gives MCDRKAVIKNADMSEEMQQDSVECATQALEKYNIEKDIAAHIKKEFDKKYNPTWHCIVGRNFGSYVTHETKHFIYFYLGQVAILLFKSG, from the exons ATGTGTGACCGAAAGGCCGTGATCAAAAATGCCGATATGTCGGAGGAGATGCAACAGGACTCTGTGGAGTGTGCTACTCAGGCATTGGAGAAGTATAATATAGAGAAGGACATTGCGGCCCATATCAAGAAG gagtTTGACAAGAAGTACAACCCTACCTGGCATTGCATTGTTGGGAGGAACTTCGGTAGTTACGTGACACATGAAACCAAACACTTCATCTACTTCTACCTGGGCCAAGTGGCCATTCTTCTGTTCAAATCTGGTTAA
- the COQ5 gene encoding 2-methoxy-6-polyprenyl-1,4-benzoquinol methylase, mitochondrial isoform X2 produces the protein MMFYPMCRRFQFSFQLPGVYQVFESVARKYDVMNDMMSLGIHRVWKDLLLLKMHPFPGTQLLDVAGGTGDIAFRFLNYVQAQHQRKQKRQLRAQQNLSWEEIAKKYQNQEDSLGGSRVMVCDINKEMLKMGKQKACARGYKAGLAWVLGDAEELPFDDDKFDVYTIAFGIRNVTHIDRALQEAHRVLKPGGRFLCLEFSQVNNPLVSRLYDVYSFQVIPVLGEVIAGDWKSYQYLVESIRQFPPQEEFKEMIEDAGFQKVTYENLTSGIVAIHSGFKL, from the exons ATGATGTTCTACCCAATGTGCAGACGTTTCCAATTCTCATTTCAACTTCCCGGTG TCTATCAGGTGTTTGAAAGTGTGGCCAGGAAGTACGATGTGATGAATGATATGATGAGTCTTGGTATCCATCGTGTTTGGAAGGATTTGCTGCTCTTGAAGATGCACCCGTTTCCTGGGACCCAGCTGCTCGATGTTGCTGGAGGCACAG GTGACATTGCATTCCGGTTCCTGAATTATGTTCAGGCACAGCATCAGAGAAAGCAGAAGAGGCAGTTAAGGGCCCAGCAAAATTTATCCTGGGAAGAAATTGCCAAAAAGTACCAGAATCAGGAGGATTCACTGGGCGGTTCTCGTGTCATGGTCTGTGACATCAACAAGGAGATGCTGAAGATGGGAAAACAGAAAGCCTGTGCCCGAGGATACAAAGCTG GACTTGCTTGGGTATTGGGAGATGCCGAAGAACTGCCCTTTGATGACGATAAGTTTGATGTTTACACCATTGCCTTTGGGATCCGGAATGTCACACACATCGATCGG GCACTCCAGGAAGCCCATCGGGTCCTGAAGCCAGGAGGACGGTTTCTCTGTCTGGAGTTTAGCCAAGTGAACAATCCCCTCGTATCCAG GCTCTATGATGTATATAGCTTCCAGGTCATCCCTGTCCTGGGAGAGGTGATTGCAGGAGACTGGAAGTCCTACCAATACCTGGTAGAGAGCATCCGACAGTTCCCACCTCAG gAGGAGTTCAAGGAGATGATAGAAGATGCAGGTTTTCAGAAAGTGACTTATGAAAATCTAACATCAGGCATTGTAGCCATTCATTCTGGCTTCAAACTGTAA
- the COQ5 gene encoding 2-methoxy-6-polyprenyl-1,4-benzoquinol methylase, mitochondrial isoform X1 has translation MAAPRSWALWSLCGRGWSPVLPSCRLPWLRSCWPSGPLGARPLSQEKRATETHFGFETVSEEEKGGKVYQVFESVARKYDVMNDMMSLGIHRVWKDLLLLKMHPFPGTQLLDVAGGTGDIAFRFLNYVQAQHQRKQKRQLRAQQNLSWEEIAKKYQNQEDSLGGSRVMVCDINKEMLKMGKQKACARGYKAGLAWVLGDAEELPFDDDKFDVYTIAFGIRNVTHIDRALQEAHRVLKPGGRFLCLEFSQVNNPLVSRLYDVYSFQVIPVLGEVIAGDWKSYQYLVESIRQFPPQEEFKEMIEDAGFQKVTYENLTSGIVAIHSGFKL, from the exons ATGGCGGCCCCCAGGAGCTGGGCTCTATGGAGCCTCTGCGGCCGTGGGTGGTCGCCGGTGTTGCCGAGCTGCAGGCTTCCCTGGCTTCGTAGCTGCTGGCCCAGCGGCCCGCTGGGTGCACGACCCTTGTCGCAAGAGAAGCGGGCAACGGAAACGCACTTCGGGTTTGAGACTGTGTCGGAAGAGGAGAAGGGGGGCAAAG TCTATCAGGTGTTTGAAAGTGTGGCCAGGAAGTACGATGTGATGAATGATATGATGAGTCTTGGTATCCATCGTGTTTGGAAGGATTTGCTGCTCTTGAAGATGCACCCGTTTCCTGGGACCCAGCTGCTCGATGTTGCTGGAGGCACAG GTGACATTGCATTCCGGTTCCTGAATTATGTTCAGGCACAGCATCAGAGAAAGCAGAAGAGGCAGTTAAGGGCCCAGCAAAATTTATCCTGGGAAGAAATTGCCAAAAAGTACCAGAATCAGGAGGATTCACTGGGCGGTTCTCGTGTCATGGTCTGTGACATCAACAAGGAGATGCTGAAGATGGGAAAACAGAAAGCCTGTGCCCGAGGATACAAAGCTG GACTTGCTTGGGTATTGGGAGATGCCGAAGAACTGCCCTTTGATGACGATAAGTTTGATGTTTACACCATTGCCTTTGGGATCCGGAATGTCACACACATCGATCGG GCACTCCAGGAAGCCCATCGGGTCCTGAAGCCAGGAGGACGGTTTCTCTGTCTGGAGTTTAGCCAAGTGAACAATCCCCTCGTATCCAG GCTCTATGATGTATATAGCTTCCAGGTCATCCCTGTCCTGGGAGAGGTGATTGCAGGAGACTGGAAGTCCTACCAATACCTGGTAGAGAGCATCCGACAGTTCCCACCTCAG gAGGAGTTCAAGGAGATGATAGAAGATGCAGGTTTTCAGAAAGTGACTTATGAAAATCTAACATCAGGCATTGTAGCCATTCATTCTGGCTTCAAACTGTAA